In a single window of the Streptomyces sp. NBC_00285 genome:
- a CDS encoding sensor histidine kinase, which yields MERSSRQPGGTVGADGHGELSPRAARTLWWGSAAMVLGVLGTSVLVAGAEDVRRLPVAVVLVLGQAGALRWQTRAPVAVLAANAAAGLGVWALLPEVTLTGALLAAQVTLCVLSATGPRRWSAGALAAMCLPAPLAFAAGGGPAGMTVYLLAVVLAWTAGQWRRAHRERTRAEMSRAVVEERARISREVHDVVAHTLSVMVIQAGAAEDVFTDRPEQAREALRAIETGARSALGELRLLLRAFGPDAEEYGSVEPGVRREPGPSLARLDELTDTVRTSGMTVHVHREGRCDGLPAAVDLAAYRIIQEALTNTLRHATGADEVRVRVSAAEECVQVTVTDNGRTAQGGSAAAGAGRGLVGMNERARLVGGTLRAAPLPGGGFEVAARLPVERAS from the coding sequence GTGGAGCGCAGCAGCAGACAGCCGGGCGGGACGGTCGGCGCGGACGGGCACGGTGAGCTGTCGCCCCGGGCGGCCCGGACGCTGTGGTGGGGGTCCGCCGCCATGGTCCTCGGCGTCCTCGGCACCTCGGTGCTCGTCGCCGGTGCCGAGGACGTCCGGCGGCTGCCCGTGGCCGTGGTCCTGGTCCTCGGGCAGGCCGGCGCCCTGAGATGGCAGACACGCGCCCCGGTCGCCGTACTGGCCGCGAACGCGGCGGCCGGCCTCGGGGTGTGGGCACTGCTGCCCGAGGTGACCCTGACGGGGGCGCTGCTCGCGGCCCAGGTCACCCTGTGCGTGCTGTCGGCGACCGGGCCGCGCCGGTGGTCGGCGGGCGCCCTCGCGGCGATGTGCCTGCCCGCGCCGCTGGCCTTCGCGGCGGGCGGCGGCCCCGCCGGGATGACCGTCTATCTGCTGGCCGTGGTCCTCGCGTGGACCGCCGGGCAGTGGCGCAGGGCGCATCGGGAACGGACCAGGGCGGAGATGAGCCGGGCCGTGGTGGAGGAACGCGCGCGGATCTCGCGCGAGGTGCACGACGTCGTGGCGCACACCCTGTCGGTGATGGTCATTCAGGCGGGCGCCGCCGAGGACGTGTTCACCGACCGGCCCGAACAGGCACGTGAGGCACTGCGGGCCATCGAGACGGGCGCCCGCTCGGCGCTGGGCGAACTGCGCCTGCTGCTACGGGCGTTCGGCCCCGACGCGGAGGAGTACGGGTCCGTCGAGCCGGGTGTGCGTCGGGAGCCGGGGCCCTCGCTCGCGCGCCTGGACGAGCTGACCGACACCGTGCGCACGAGCGGGATGACCGTGCACGTGCACCGCGAGGGCCGCTGCGACGGGCTGCCGGCCGCGGTGGACCTGGCCGCGTACCGGATCATCCAGGAGGCCCTCACCAACACGCTGCGCCACGCGACGGGCGCCGACGAGGTGCGCGTGCGGGTGAGCGCCGCGGAGGAGTGCGTGCAGGTCACGGTCACCGACAACGGGCGTACGGCACAAGGCGGTTCGGCCGCGGCGGGCGCGGGACGCGGTCTGGTGGGGATGAACGAGCGCGCCCGGCTCGTCGGCGGGACGCTGCGCGCCGCTCCGCTGCCCGGCGGCGGCTTCGAGGTGGCGGCCCGGCTGCCGGTGGAGCGCGCGTCATGA
- a CDS encoding LacI family DNA-binding transcriptional regulator: MTQGVPPPRSPRSRPTMREVAALAGVAIKTVSRVVNGVPTVDPAIVARVREAADQLGYRPNLTASSLRRGDGRTATIGMLVEDAANPFSAALTRTVENVARERGVLVLVGSLDEDPARERELARALIDRRVDGLVIVPAGRDQSYLISEQGSGTCMVFIDREAGLLDADAVVSDNRQGAVTAVNHLLKAGHRRIAYLGDRASISTAALRFDGYRHALEVAQLKCDEEIVLHAAASEAAAMAATERFLSLPDPPTALFTSQNLVTIGAVRALRALGLQDSVAHVGFDDFPLADLLSPGVSVIAQDVEQLGKQAAEMLFHRLDGDQSPTRTVTVPTRLVERGSGEIPAGALRD; this comes from the coding sequence ATGACTCAAGGCGTGCCTCCGCCACGGTCCCCCCGCAGTCGCCCCACGATGCGCGAGGTCGCGGCGCTGGCCGGCGTGGCGATCAAGACGGTGTCGCGTGTGGTCAACGGCGTCCCCACCGTCGATCCGGCGATCGTCGCCCGGGTGCGTGAGGCCGCCGACCAGCTGGGTTACCGGCCCAACCTGACCGCCAGCAGCCTGCGGCGCGGAGACGGCCGTACCGCCACCATCGGCATGCTCGTCGAGGACGCGGCGAACCCGTTCTCCGCCGCGCTGACCCGCACCGTCGAGAACGTGGCGCGGGAGCGCGGTGTGCTCGTCCTGGTCGGCAGTCTCGACGAGGACCCGGCCCGTGAACGGGAGCTGGCCCGGGCGCTCATCGACCGGAGGGTCGACGGGCTGGTGATCGTCCCGGCGGGGCGCGACCAGAGCTATCTGATCAGCGAGCAGGGTTCGGGTACCTGCATGGTCTTCATCGACCGTGAGGCCGGTCTGCTCGACGCGGACGCCGTGGTCTCCGACAACCGCCAGGGGGCCGTCACCGCCGTCAACCACCTGTTGAAGGCCGGCCACCGTCGTATCGCCTATCTCGGCGACCGGGCGTCCATCTCCACCGCTGCCCTGCGCTTCGACGGTTACCGGCACGCCCTGGAGGTCGCGCAGCTCAAGTGCGACGAGGAGATCGTCCTGCACGCGGCGGCCAGCGAAGCGGCCGCCATGGCCGCGACCGAACGGTTCCTGTCCCTGCCGGATCCGCCGACGGCGCTCTTCACCAGCCAGAACCTGGTGACCATCGGAGCCGTTCGCGCGCTGCGCGCCCTCGGCCTGCAGGACTCCGTCGCCCATGTCGGCTTCGATGACTTCCCGCTGGCCGACCTCCTCAGTCCGGGCGTCTCCGTCATCGCCCAGGACGTCGAGCAACTGGGCAAGCAGGCCGCCGAGATGCTCTTCCACCGGCTGGACGGCGACCAGTCCCCCACCCGGACCGTCACCGTGCCGACCCGGCTGGTCGAGCGCGGCTCCGGCGAGATCCCGGCCGGAGCCCTTCGCGACTGA
- a CDS encoding putative quinol monooxygenase: MKKTLFAEFTAREGAVGEVARLLRDYAREVRAEEGNLAFDVYTKEADPHAFWIFEVYRDENAFKAHLNAPYGPPFNTALAPLIEEDASVLTYLDALD; the protein is encoded by the coding sequence GTGAAGAAGACCCTGTTCGCCGAGTTCACCGCCCGCGAGGGAGCGGTCGGCGAAGTCGCCCGGCTGCTGCGCGACTACGCCCGCGAGGTCCGCGCGGAGGAGGGAAACCTCGCCTTCGACGTCTACACCAAGGAGGCCGACCCGCACGCCTTCTGGATCTTCGAGGTGTACCGGGACGAGAACGCCTTCAAGGCCCATCTGAACGCCCCGTACGGCCCCCCGTTCAACACGGCTCTCGCCCCGCTCATCGAGGAGGACGCGTCCGTGCTGACGTACCTCGACGCGCTGGACTGA
- a CDS encoding glutamate decarboxylase, translating to MPIPHTDVMPALEFDTLTAAPGPGHPAADPLLLPVDELPAAMSPPEEVCRRVRDELMLDGNARLNLATFVTTWMEPQARELMAETAEKNLADRAEYPQITAMEERCVRMLARLWHAPRPEQVRGCSTTGSSEAAMLGGLALKRRWQARRRAQGKDTARPNLVMGSNVQVCWKKFANYFEVEPRYVPMEPGRYHLTPDTLTAYCDDNTIGVVTVLGSTYDGSYEPVADICLALDGYQAATGTDIPVHVDGASGAMVAPFLDPGLMWDFQLERVASINTSGHKYGHVFPGLGWALWRDAGALPDDLVFEVDYLGGSSPSFTLNFSRPGAHVVAQYYSFLRYGFEGLRNLAAQSRTTARALAARIRSIAPYELVTDGSELPAFTFRVAPGTQGLTVFDVSQSMRARGWHLPAYTFPAPCQDVSVLRVVVRTGFTAELAGMFVADLTEVTRRLHTDRPASPVG from the coding sequence ATGCCCATTCCGCACACCGACGTCATGCCCGCCCTCGAGTTCGACACCCTGACCGCCGCACCCGGCCCCGGCCACCCGGCCGCCGACCCCCTGCTGCTCCCGGTCGACGAGTTGCCCGCAGCCATGTCACCGCCCGAGGAGGTCTGCCGGCGGGTGCGTGACGAGCTGATGCTCGACGGCAACGCCCGGCTCAACCTCGCCACCTTCGTGACCACGTGGATGGAGCCGCAGGCACGGGAGTTGATGGCGGAGACGGCGGAGAAGAACCTCGCGGACCGCGCGGAGTACCCGCAGATCACGGCGATGGAGGAACGCTGTGTGCGGATGCTCGCCCGGCTCTGGCACGCGCCGCGTCCGGAGCAGGTCCGCGGCTGTTCCACCACCGGTTCCAGCGAGGCCGCGATGCTCGGCGGGCTCGCGCTCAAGCGCCGCTGGCAGGCCCGCCGTCGCGCCCAGGGCAAGGACACCGCGCGCCCGAACCTCGTGATGGGCTCGAACGTCCAGGTGTGCTGGAAGAAGTTCGCCAACTACTTCGAGGTGGAACCGCGTTACGTCCCGATGGAGCCGGGCCGCTACCACCTGACGCCCGACACGCTCACCGCCTACTGCGACGACAACACCATCGGCGTGGTGACCGTCCTCGGCTCGACGTACGACGGCTCCTACGAACCCGTCGCGGACATCTGCCTGGCCCTGGACGGATACCAGGCCGCCACCGGCACCGACATCCCCGTGCACGTCGACGGAGCGTCCGGTGCGATGGTGGCCCCGTTCCTCGACCCGGGTCTGATGTGGGACTTCCAGCTCGAACGCGTCGCCTCCATCAACACCTCGGGACACAAGTACGGGCACGTCTTCCCCGGTCTCGGCTGGGCCCTGTGGCGGGACGCCGGCGCCCTGCCCGACGACCTGGTCTTCGAGGTCGACTACCTGGGCGGCAGCTCGCCCAGTTTCACCCTCAACTTCTCCCGCCCGGGCGCGCACGTCGTAGCGCAGTACTACAGCTTCCTCCGGTACGGCTTCGAAGGGCTGCGCAACCTCGCCGCCCAGAGCCGTACGACGGCGCGTGCGCTGGCCGCCCGGATCCGCTCCATCGCCCCCTACGAGCTGGTCACGGACGGCTCCGAACTCCCCGCCTTCACCTTCCGCGTGGCACCCGGCACCCAGGGCCTCACGGTGTTCGACGTCTCCCAGTCCATGCGTGCCCGCGGCTGGCACCTGCCCGCGTACACCTTCCCGGCGCCCTGCCAGGACGTCTCCGTCCTGCGTGTGGTCGTACGCACCGGGTTCACCGCCGAACTCGCCGGCATGTTCGTCGCCGACCTGACCGAGGTCACCAGGCGGCTGCACACCGACCGGCCGGCGTCCCCGGTCGGCTAG
- a CDS encoding response regulator transcription factor, whose amino-acid sequence MTLRVVVADDQVLVRTGFRMIIDARDDLEVVGEASDGREAVRLTRDLAPDVVLMDVRMPVLDGIEATRQIAECGSRARVLVLTTWDVDAHVVAALRAGASGFLLKDIRPGELVDAIRLTARGDALLAPTVLGRVLDRFLRTTPDPAPPPSLRDLSPREREVLTLIGQALSNAEIAGRLRLSEATVKNHVTAVLRKLGLRDRVQAVVVAYDHGLVQPREP is encoded by the coding sequence ATGACGCTGCGCGTGGTGGTGGCCGACGACCAGGTCCTGGTCCGCACCGGATTCCGCATGATCATCGACGCCCGGGACGACCTGGAGGTGGTCGGTGAGGCGTCCGATGGCCGGGAGGCGGTGCGGCTGACACGGGACCTTGCGCCCGACGTGGTGCTGATGGACGTACGCATGCCCGTCCTGGACGGCATCGAGGCGACCCGGCAGATCGCGGAGTGCGGCAGCCGGGCCCGGGTGCTCGTGCTGACCACCTGGGACGTGGACGCGCACGTGGTCGCCGCCCTGCGGGCCGGGGCCAGTGGCTTCCTGCTCAAGGACATCCGCCCCGGCGAACTCGTCGACGCGATCCGTCTCACCGCGCGCGGCGACGCGCTGCTGGCGCCGACCGTGCTCGGCCGCGTCCTCGACCGGTTCCTGCGCACCACCCCCGACCCGGCGCCGCCACCCTCCCTGCGGGACCTCTCCCCCCGTGAGCGGGAGGTGCTCACCCTGATCGGGCAGGCGCTGTCGAACGCGGAGATCGCCGGACGGCTGCGCCTGTCGGAGGCCACCGTCAAGAACCACGTCACCGCGGTGCTGCGCAAACTCGGTCTGCGCGACCGCGTCCAGGCCGTCGTCGTCGCCTACGACCACGGACTCGTGCAGCCCCGCGAGCCCTGA
- a CDS encoding GOLPH3/VPS74 family protein, with product MTDDLPCLMYLLAHDDTAAGPYDRPRTELLVRAAALVDLALRGRLGEADGTVTVSGTEPTGDPVLDGVLRDAAGGHSWKHLVRRHRERTLTEVEDRLAAAGLLAVKEPRTRFGTRRLTVTDPAVPAALHARVSAALHGDAPVREIPATDAALLALAAAGGIRSVVSRQDRKTFRTRIDACTAVLATLAPGLEKAVRALPTTMIAAQGGMGGS from the coding sequence GTGACCGACGACCTGCCCTGCCTCATGTATCTGCTGGCCCACGACGACACAGCCGCGGGCCCCTACGACCGTCCCCGCACCGAGCTGCTGGTGCGTGCCGCCGCCCTCGTCGACCTCGCGTTGCGCGGCCGGCTGGGGGAGGCGGACGGAACGGTCACCGTGTCCGGCACGGAACCGACCGGCGATCCCGTCCTGGACGGCGTTCTGCGGGACGCCGCCGGCGGGCACAGCTGGAAGCACCTCGTGCGCCGCCACCGCGAGCGGACCCTGACGGAGGTGGAGGACCGGCTCGCCGCCGCGGGTCTCCTGGCCGTGAAGGAGCCCCGCACCCGCTTCGGCACCCGGCGGCTGACCGTGACGGACCCCGCCGTGCCCGCGGCCCTGCACGCCCGGGTGTCGGCGGCGCTGCACGGCGACGCCCCGGTGCGGGAGATCCCGGCCACCGACGCCGCACTGCTGGCCCTGGCCGCGGCGGGCGGTATCCGCTCGGTCGTCTCACGGCAGGACCGCAAGACGTTCCGGACCCGTATCGACGCCTGCACGGCGGTCCTCGCCACGCTCGCGCCCGGTCTGGAGAAAGCCGTACGCGCCCTGCCGACGACCATGATCGCCGCGCAGGGCGGTATGGGCGGCAGCTGA
- a CDS encoding methylmalonyl-CoA mutase subunit beta, whose protein sequence is MTVLPDDGLSLAAEFPDANLEQWHGLVAGVLRKSGKEVSGAAAEDALSTALEDGLRTRPLYTAHDAAPDPGFPGFAPFVRGARAEGNTGGGWNVRQRHAVADNAAVLADLENGVSSLWLVAGENGVPVTSLGTVLDGVYLDLAPVVLDAGSQFEPAARELLRLYAERGIDNKAARGNLGADPLGHQARTGEELDFAPVVPLARRCTEDHPGLRALTVDALPYHEAGGSAAQELGSSIATGVAYLRGLTEAGLSVEQACGQLEFRYAATADQFLTIAKLRAARRLWARVAEVCGAPGAGAQAQHAVVSPVMMTRRDPWVNMLRATIATLAAGVGGADAVTVLPFDHALGLPDAFARRIARNTSTILVEESHLSRVIDPAGGSWYVERLTDELAEAAWRFFRTIERDGGQAAVLRSGRLRTDLATTWAQRSKKLATRREPVTGVSEFPHLGEKPVERAPAPEPRTGGLPRVRRDEAYESLRARSDAHLAATGSRPRVFLAAIGPAAAHTARTMFAANLFQAGGVEPVTEGTFEESGATEVCLCSSDAVYEEQAEDVAGTLRSAGARHVFLAGRPGQYTGVDSYVFAGCDAVAVLTATLDRMGVS, encoded by the coding sequence ATGACGGTCCTGCCTGACGACGGGCTCTCGCTGGCCGCCGAGTTCCCTGACGCGAACCTTGAACAGTGGCACGGCCTGGTGGCCGGTGTCCTGCGCAAGTCGGGTAAGGAAGTCTCCGGCGCGGCAGCGGAGGACGCCCTGTCCACCGCGCTCGAGGACGGGTTGCGTACCCGGCCCCTGTACACCGCGCACGACGCCGCACCCGACCCCGGCTTCCCCGGCTTCGCCCCCTTCGTGCGCGGCGCCCGCGCCGAGGGGAACACCGGCGGCGGCTGGAACGTACGGCAGCGGCACGCGGTCGCCGACAACGCCGCGGTGCTCGCGGACCTGGAGAACGGCGTCTCCTCGCTGTGGCTGGTCGCGGGCGAGAACGGCGTTCCGGTCACGTCGCTCGGCACGGTCCTCGACGGCGTCTACCTCGACCTCGCACCCGTCGTCCTCGACGCGGGCAGCCAGTTCGAGCCCGCCGCACGGGAGTTGCTGCGGCTGTACGCCGAGCGTGGCATCGACAACAAGGCCGCGCGCGGCAACCTCGGCGCGGACCCGCTCGGCCATCAGGCGCGTACGGGCGAGGAGTTGGACTTCGCTCCGGTCGTCCCGCTCGCGCGGCGGTGCACCGAGGATCACCCGGGGCTGCGGGCGCTGACCGTGGACGCGCTGCCGTACCACGAGGCAGGCGGTTCGGCCGCGCAGGAGCTGGGCTCCTCGATCGCCACCGGTGTCGCCTATCTGCGGGGGCTGACCGAGGCCGGGCTGAGCGTCGAACAGGCCTGCGGGCAGCTGGAGTTCCGGTACGCGGCGACGGCCGACCAGTTCCTGACCATCGCCAAGCTGCGGGCGGCGCGACGGTTGTGGGCGCGGGTCGCCGAGGTGTGCGGGGCGCCCGGTGCCGGCGCTCAGGCGCAGCACGCCGTGGTGTCGCCGGTGATGATGACCCGACGCGACCCGTGGGTGAACATGCTGCGCGCGACGATCGCCACCCTGGCCGCCGGGGTCGGCGGCGCCGACGCCGTCACCGTGCTGCCCTTCGACCACGCGCTCGGCCTGCCGGACGCGTTCGCGCGCCGTATCGCCCGCAACACCTCGACGATCCTGGTCGAGGAGTCGCATCTGTCCCGGGTGATCGACCCGGCGGGCGGTTCCTGGTACGTGGAGCGGCTCACCGACGAACTCGCCGAGGCCGCCTGGCGGTTCTTCCGGACGATCGAGCGCGACGGCGGCCAGGCGGCCGTCCTGCGCTCCGGCCGGCTCCGCACCGACCTGGCGACGACGTGGGCCCAGCGCTCCAAGAAGCTCGCCACCCGGCGCGAACCCGTCACCGGCGTCAGCGAGTTCCCGCACCTCGGCGAGAAGCCCGTGGAGCGCGCCCCCGCACCCGAGCCCCGGACCGGCGGTCTGCCCCGCGTCCGGCGCGACGAGGCGTACGAGTCGCTGCGTGCCCGCTCCGACGCCCATCTCGCGGCGACCGGGTCCCGGCCGCGGGTCTTCCTGGCCGCGATCGGCCCCGCCGCCGCACACACCGCGCGCACGATGTTCGCCGCCAACCTCTTCCAGGCGGGCGGTGTCGAGCCGGTCACCGAGGGCACGTTCGAGGAGAGCGGCGCCACCGAGGTCTGCCTGTGCTCCAGTGACGCGGTGTACGAGGAGCAGGCCGAGGACGTCGCGGGGACCCTCAGGTCGGCGGGCGCGCGGCACGTGTTCCTCGCCGGGCGGCCCGGGCAGTACACCGGTGTGGACTCCTATGTCTTCGCGGGCTGCGACGCCGTCGCCGTGCTCACCGCCACCCTCGACCGCATGGGAGTGTCCTGA
- a CDS encoding DUF1801 domain-containing protein, with protein MDAAAQTYIDAIAAEHRPLFDRMHRLILQTYPEADVVLSYGMPTYRAGDRRLHVGVWRHGVSVYGWDQEAGAGLLARHPQLLSGKGTLRLWSQDAHDVTDEELSALVRASLGPGGA; from the coding sequence ATGGACGCCGCAGCGCAGACCTACATCGATGCGATCGCCGCCGAGCACCGCCCGCTCTTCGACCGGATGCACCGGCTGATCCTTCAGACGTATCCCGAGGCCGACGTCGTGCTGTCCTACGGGATGCCGACCTACCGGGCCGGTGACCGCAGGCTGCACGTGGGGGTGTGGCGCCACGGCGTGTCGGTCTACGGCTGGGACCAGGAGGCGGGCGCGGGCCTCCTCGCCCGGCACCCGCAGCTCCTCAGCGGAAAGGGAACCCTGCGGCTGTGGTCCCAGGACGCGCACGACGTCACCGACGAGGAGCTGAGTGCTCTCGTGCGTGCCTCGCTGGGACCCGGGGGCGCTTAG
- a CDS encoding ABC transporter permease, giving the protein MTTHVDSQATPAPAEEFLNRPATFSQRIHAVLHRQPALSPAIVLVLAAIVFSLVNDRFYALQNLSLVAQQVAVIGTLAVGQTVIILTAGIDLSIGAVMVLASLLMSKLVADNGWPGVLALLAGTVVAIAAQAVNGFLVTKVRLPPFIVTLGTLSVFTAITLIYAKGQTIALQPGNILVWSGQTVSLGQLNLTYGVLLMIALYAVVGYALRYTAWGRHLYAVGDDIEAARLAGISVNRVLLSAYMLAGFTIAVAAWVLVGRVGGGDPNSGLNANLQSITAVVIGGTSLFGGRGVVFGSLIGALIVQVFVNGLALAGIDPNYQVLAVGVLVIAAVSVDQWIRSVKS; this is encoded by the coding sequence GTGACCACTCACGTGGACAGTCAAGCCACACCGGCACCGGCGGAGGAGTTCCTCAACCGGCCCGCCACTTTCAGCCAGCGCATCCACGCGGTGCTGCACCGTCAGCCGGCACTCAGCCCGGCCATCGTCCTGGTGCTCGCAGCGATCGTGTTCTCCCTGGTGAACGACCGTTTCTACGCTTTGCAGAACCTCTCGCTGGTGGCCCAGCAGGTGGCCGTCATCGGGACGCTCGCCGTCGGCCAGACGGTGATCATCCTCACCGCCGGCATCGACCTGTCCATCGGCGCCGTCATGGTGCTCGCCTCCCTGCTGATGTCGAAGCTCGTCGCCGACAACGGCTGGCCCGGCGTCCTCGCCCTGCTGGCCGGCACGGTCGTCGCGATCGCCGCCCAGGCCGTCAACGGCTTCCTGGTGACCAAGGTCAGGCTGCCGCCCTTCATCGTCACCCTCGGCACCCTCAGCGTGTTCACGGCGATCACCCTCATCTACGCCAAGGGCCAGACCATCGCCCTGCAGCCGGGCAACATCCTGGTGTGGAGCGGCCAGACCGTCTCCCTCGGCCAGCTGAACCTGACGTACGGCGTCCTCCTCATGATCGCCCTGTACGCGGTGGTCGGTTACGCCCTGCGCTACACCGCCTGGGGGCGCCACCTGTACGCCGTGGGCGACGACATCGAGGCCGCCCGCCTCGCCGGCATCTCCGTCAACCGGGTCCTGCTCAGCGCCTACATGCTGGCCGGGTTCACCATCGCCGTGGCCGCCTGGGTCCTGGTCGGCCGGGTCGGCGGCGGCGACCCCAACAGCGGTCTCAACGCCAACCTGCAGTCCATCACCGCCGTGGTCATCGGCGGCACCAGCCTGTTCGGCGGACGCGGCGTGGTCTTCGGCTCGCTGATCGGCGCCCTCATCGTCCAGGTGTTCGTGAACGGCCTCGCGCTGGCCGGCATCGACCCGAACTACCAAGTCCTCGCAGTCGGTGTCCTCGTGATCGCGGCTGTCTCCGTCGACCAGTGGATCCGGAGTGTGAAGTCGTGA
- a CDS encoding ATP-binding cassette domain-containing protein, with amino-acid sequence MTTDTAPVLEAKGLVKVFGRVVGLNDVDLTLHPGEVLAVIGDNGAGKSTLIKCLSGALVPDQGSLRVEGKEVNFKRPQDARDAGIETVYQTLAVAPALDIASNLFLGREIRRKGILGSVLRMLDTGEMKRQAADHIKRLGIGTLQNINQAVETLSGGQRQSVAVARTAVFGGRVVILDEPTAALGVRETGQVLKLVRDLRDQGLGIILISHNMPNVFEVADRIHIQRLGACAGVITPGTHSMEDAVAIMTGARKMTPEVGTTP; translated from the coding sequence GTGACGACCGACACCGCCCCCGTTCTCGAGGCCAAGGGCCTGGTCAAGGTCTTCGGCCGGGTCGTCGGCCTGAACGACGTCGACCTCACCCTCCACCCCGGCGAGGTCCTCGCCGTCATCGGCGACAACGGCGCCGGCAAGTCCACCCTGATCAAGTGCCTGTCCGGGGCCCTCGTGCCGGACCAGGGCAGCCTCCGCGTCGAAGGCAAGGAGGTCAACTTCAAGCGGCCGCAGGACGCCCGCGACGCCGGCATCGAGACCGTCTACCAGACCCTCGCCGTGGCCCCCGCCCTGGACATCGCCAGCAACCTCTTCCTCGGCCGCGAGATCCGCCGCAAGGGCATCCTCGGCTCGGTGCTGCGCATGCTCGACACCGGCGAGATGAAGAGGCAGGCGGCCGACCACATCAAGCGGCTCGGCATCGGCACGCTCCAGAACATCAACCAGGCGGTGGAGACGCTCTCCGGAGGCCAGCGCCAGTCCGTGGCCGTCGCCCGCACCGCGGTCTTCGGCGGCCGGGTGGTCATCCTCGACGAACCCACCGCCGCCCTCGGCGTCCGCGAGACCGGCCAGGTCCTCAAGCTCGTCCGCGACCTGCGCGACCAGGGCCTCGGCATCATCCTCATCAGCCACAACATGCCGAACGTCTTCGAGGTCGCCGACCGTATCCACATCCAGCGGCTCGGCGCCTGCGCGGGTGTCATCACCCCCGGGACACACTCGATGGAGGACGCGGTGGCCATCATGACGGGCGCCAGGAAGATGACCCCGGAAGTGGGCACGACCCCGTGA
- a CDS encoding substrate-binding domain-containing protein, giving the protein MNFSSSQASGRRSLRTRAAAIGVTVCLGATLAACGSSDGGSSSSGDKVGVSLILKTLTNPYFVSMQKDAKTQAAKDNVSLTVAAGQSDGDTQTQITAIDNAISRGDKGILITTNGDAVNAALTRAKQAGLFVIALDTALNPASTADITYATDNEQAGKLNGQYAAAALNGKPAVIAMLDLFNNQVVSVDIDRDHGFLEGMGIDPGSKTENGKEAKSGKYTGGKGGTYTVACHQPTQGAIDGGRTAMETCLSANPDINVVYAINEPAGEGAYNALKAAGKEKSAAIYAIDGSCSGLKNVTSGKFATDAVQYPGKMAALGVSSIAKLARGGSKPSVTNGKSFYDTGTALVADKSVGGLSVQSPSQAASACWGS; this is encoded by the coding sequence ATGAACTTCTCCAGCAGCCAGGCGTCGGGCCGCCGCAGTCTGCGTACGCGTGCGGCAGCGATCGGCGTCACCGTGTGCCTCGGCGCCACGCTGGCGGCCTGCGGCTCCTCCGACGGGGGCTCCTCCTCGAGCGGAGACAAGGTGGGTGTCTCGCTGATCCTGAAGACGCTCACCAACCCGTACTTCGTGAGCATGCAGAAGGACGCCAAGACCCAGGCCGCCAAGGACAACGTGAGCCTGACGGTGGCGGCCGGCCAGTCCGACGGCGACACCCAGACCCAGATCACCGCCATCGACAACGCCATCTCACGGGGCGACAAGGGCATCCTGATCACCACCAACGGCGACGCCGTGAACGCCGCGCTGACCCGCGCCAAGCAGGCCGGCCTGTTCGTGATCGCCCTCGACACCGCGCTCAACCCGGCGAGCACCGCCGACATCACCTACGCCACCGACAACGAGCAGGCGGGCAAGCTGAACGGCCAGTACGCCGCGGCCGCCCTGAACGGCAAGCCCGCCGTCATCGCCATGCTCGACCTGTTCAACAACCAGGTCGTCTCCGTCGACATCGACCGCGACCACGGCTTCCTCGAGGGCATGGGCATCGACCCGGGCAGCAAGACCGAGAACGGCAAGGAGGCCAAGAGCGGCAAGTACACCGGCGGCAAGGGCGGCACGTACACCGTCGCCTGTCACCAGCCCACCCAGGGCGCCATCGACGGCGGACGCACCGCGATGGAGACCTGCCTGTCGGCCAACCCGGACATCAACGTCGTGTACGCCATCAACGAGCCCGCCGGTGAGGGCGCCTACAACGCGCTGAAGGCGGCCGGCAAGGAGAAGAGCGCCGCGATCTACGCCATCGACGGCAGCTGCTCCGGCCTGAAGAACGTCACCAGCGGCAAGTTCGCCACCGACGCGGTGCAGTACCCGGGCAAGATGGCGGCCCTCGGTGTCAGCTCGATCGCGAAGCTGGCCCGGGGCGGCAGCAAGCCCAGCGTGACCAACGGCAAGTCGTTCTACGACACCGGAACCGCGCTGGTGGCCGACAAGTCCGTGGGTGGCCTGAGCGTGCAGTCCCCCTCGCAGGCCGCGTCCGCCTGCTGGGGCAGCTGA